A region of Deltaproteobacteria bacterium DNA encodes the following proteins:
- a CDS encoding chemotaxis protein CheC: MTAAVALSPIQSDALRELCNVCSGRAADALSRLIGERPVELGLPDELPRGDVASHIGGADAKVVGARVELAGPLRGELWLVLAECDAAELSGLLEEQGQREVAVWALYETANIVASACLNALYALTRLTVVPSVPEVLVGEAAKVVARLPRTSDAPVIVTELALREPKVRAKLLFAPHAESVAPLLKAMGLR, translated from the coding sequence ATGACGGCCGCGGTCGCGCTCAGCCCCATCCAGTCCGACGCCCTGCGCGAGCTCTGCAACGTGTGCAGCGGCCGCGCGGCGGATGCGCTGTCGCGGCTCATTGGCGAGCGTCCGGTGGAGCTGGGGTTGCCCGACGAGCTGCCCCGTGGCGATGTCGCGAGCCACATCGGCGGCGCGGATGCGAAGGTCGTCGGCGCGCGCGTGGAGCTCGCGGGTCCGTTGCGCGGCGAGCTGTGGCTGGTGCTCGCCGAGTGCGACGCCGCCGAGCTGTCTGGACTTCTCGAAGAGCAAGGCCAGCGCGAGGTGGCGGTCTGGGCGCTCTACGAGACCGCGAACATCGTCGCGTCGGCGTGCTTGAACGCGCTCTACGCGCTCACGCGGCTGACGGTGGTGCCCAGCGTGCCCGAGGTGCTGGTGGGCGAGGCGGCGAAGGTCGTGGCGCGGCTGCCGCGGACGTCCGATGCGCCGGTGATCGTGACCGAGCTCGCGCTCCGCGAGCCGAAGGTGCGCGCGAAGCTGCTCTTCGCGCCGCATGCGGAGAGCGTGGCGCCGCTGCTGAAGGCGATGGGTCTGCGCTGA
- the larB gene encoding nickel pincer cofactor biosynthesis protein LarB yields MDPKALRSVLSRVKSGELALDEGVRALSGVAELPFATLDLDRPRRQGYPEVVYGAGKTAEQLVGIVERLSQEPSPVLVTRIDEERADALTSAFPEGEHLEIARAFVIRRKVPKAGKVAVVCAGTSDLPVAEEAAITAELLGAQVTRIVDVGVAGIHRLLRRRKDIASCHAAVVCAGMEGALPTAVGGLVGIPIVAVPTSIGYGANLGGVAALLGMLNSCAPNVSVVNIDNGFGGGFYAALIARAARNK; encoded by the coding sequence ATGGATCCGAAAGCGCTTCGCAGCGTGCTGTCGCGGGTGAAGTCGGGCGAGCTCGCGCTCGACGAGGGCGTTCGCGCGCTCTCCGGCGTGGCCGAGCTGCCCTTCGCCACGCTCGACCTCGATCGGCCGCGGCGCCAGGGCTATCCCGAGGTCGTCTACGGCGCGGGCAAGACCGCCGAGCAGCTCGTGGGAATCGTGGAGCGGCTGTCGCAAGAGCCGTCGCCGGTGCTGGTCACGCGCATCGATGAAGAGCGCGCCGACGCGCTGACCTCCGCGTTTCCCGAGGGCGAGCACCTCGAGATCGCGCGCGCGTTCGTGATCCGCCGCAAGGTCCCGAAGGCCGGCAAGGTGGCCGTGGTCTGCGCGGGCACCAGCGATCTGCCCGTCGCCGAAGAGGCCGCGATCACCGCCGAGCTCCTGGGCGCGCAGGTGACGCGCATCGTCGACGTGGGCGTGGCGGGCATTCACCGCCTGCTGCGCCGCCGCAAGGACATCGCCAGCTGCCACGCGGCCGTGGTCTGCGCGGGCATGGAGGGCGCGCTCCCCACGGCCGTCGGCGGGCTGGTCGGAATTCCCATCGTGGCCGTGCCGACGTCCATCGGCTACGGCGCGAACCTGGGCGGCGTCGCGGCTTTGCTCGGCATGCTCAACAGCTGCGCGCCGAACGTGTCCGTGGTGAACATCGACAACGGTTTCGGCGGCGGCTTCTACGCCGCGCTCATCGCCCGCGCCGCGAGGAACAAGTGA
- the larC gene encoding nickel pincer cofactor biosynthesis protein LarC: protein MSELLYLEPIGGIAGDMFLAAALDLGVEPRALEAALGPLGLAGWHFSISRAERHGISGTHLDVVLDQPEDHPHRKWSDIRQMIERSALSPGVKSKALAAFSALARAEAHVHGVDLEEIQFHEVGAVDSIVDIVGAACALELLGNPIVHAAPPPLGSGTMRSAHGMIPIPGPATLELLKDRPVRFEGLGELTTPTGAALLAALTRSDPPPALIPRKVGFGVGTKDFPDRPNLLRATLASPADAKSALWVLEANLDDQSPQLFARIFERLLEHGALDVWATPALMKKGRPGQLLGVLTEGGKRPTLERILFEESTTLGVRAHPVERQALSRRFETVDTAFGPIRIKLGELDGRLLNAAPEYEDALARAREKNAALKDVLAAALAAWRARS, encoded by the coding sequence GTGAGCGAGCTGCTCTACCTCGAGCCGATTGGCGGCATCGCCGGCGACATGTTCCTCGCCGCCGCGCTGGATCTCGGTGTGGAGCCGCGCGCGCTCGAGGCCGCGCTCGGGCCGCTCGGGCTCGCGGGCTGGCATTTCTCCATCTCGCGCGCCGAGCGGCACGGCATCTCCGGCACGCACCTCGACGTGGTCCTGGATCAGCCCGAGGATCATCCGCACCGGAAGTGGAGCGACATCCGCCAGATGATCGAGCGGAGCGCGCTTTCACCCGGCGTGAAGTCGAAGGCGCTGGCCGCGTTCTCGGCGCTCGCGCGCGCTGAAGCCCACGTGCACGGCGTGGATCTCGAGGAGATCCAGTTCCACGAAGTGGGCGCCGTGGACTCCATCGTCGACATCGTGGGCGCCGCGTGCGCGCTGGAGCTGCTCGGCAATCCCATCGTCCACGCCGCGCCGCCGCCGCTGGGCTCGGGCACGATGCGCTCGGCGCACGGCATGATCCCGATTCCCGGACCGGCCACGCTCGAGCTGCTCAAGGACCGCCCCGTGCGCTTCGAAGGGCTCGGCGAGCTCACCACGCCCACCGGCGCAGCGCTGCTCGCCGCGCTCACCCGCTCGGATCCGCCTCCCGCGCTGATCCCGCGAAAGGTCGGCTTCGGCGTGGGCACCAAGGACTTTCCTGATCGGCCGAACCTGCTCCGCGCCACGCTCGCCAGTCCGGCAGATGCGAAGTCGGCGCTCTGGGTGCTCGAGGCGAACCTCGACGACCAGAGCCCGCAGCTCTTCGCGCGCATCTTCGAGCGGCTGCTGGAGCACGGCGCGCTCGACGTCTGGGCCACCCCGGCCCTGATGAAGAAGGGCCGGCCGGGCCAGCTCCTGGGCGTGCTCACCGAGGGCGGGAAGCGCCCAACGCTGGAGCGAATCCTCTTCGAGGAGTCGACGACGCTCGGCGTGCGCGCGCATCCCGTGGAGCGGCAGGCGCTCTCGCGGCGCTTCGAGACCGTGGACACGGCGTTTGGCCCGATCCGCATCAAGCTGGGCGAGCTCGACGGTCGCCTGCTCAACGCCGCGCCCGAGTACGAGGACGCCCTGGCTCGCGCGCGGGAGAAGAACGCCGCCCTGAAGGACGTCCTCGCCGCGGCCCTGGCCGCCTGGCGCGCCCGCAGCTGA
- a CDS encoding PAS domain S-box protein has translation MERPNTDPKAAAVWAAGEASADAALVERLTRAGLNVRREPAGCQLAVIDFRSDKGAPLLATLRADAATRDMLVLGLVSDSPEGFRTALEAGADAFVCWERLELEAPFRLQLLLRRHSEREAAIRHERDLAALIDLTSDYARTRDVTELLHKVTRRLADELGILRAALVLFDEERVKGRILAASDEARSDREVELSQYPELREVAKTGQPLLLPDAPTHPLLDPVKERLKAIGAIAALPLASQGRVMGALLLRTGEARRTFSPREMAFATTVAHATAVALRNARVLERAEAKLASLTQYQGFFKAFFHGIAVLGDHGEVVSLNPAGARLLGVEGEEGAAAIIKNLSPAANEAVQELLHRTRAGEARQEIDIPVDLPGDRKVTLAISAAMLGTDSGQGLEHAVIVCFRDVTQARAIQAELRKTNEFMERLIDQASDAIIAADMRGTVIVFNRGAERICGYTAEQAIGTLNVRDLYPAGVAKELMAKIRSKDHGGKNKLDPTRAEIVSRAGERVPVSMTAALITEELGGVSRDVATVGIFSDLRDRMRLEATLTQTQEKLQQTERAALIAELAGTAAHELNQPLTSIMGYSELLRRRLPAGDPAARSIDIIYREAERMAEIVRKIGKITRYETKAYVGESRIVDLDRAAGEDDA, from the coding sequence GTGGAGCGCCCCAACACAGATCCGAAGGCGGCAGCCGTCTGGGCTGCTGGCGAGGCCAGCGCCGACGCCGCCCTCGTGGAGCGCCTCACCCGCGCGGGCCTGAACGTCCGCCGCGAGCCGGCCGGCTGCCAGCTCGCGGTGATCGACTTCCGCTCGGACAAGGGCGCGCCGCTCCTCGCCACCCTCCGCGCCGACGCCGCCACCCGCGACATGCTGGTGCTCGGCCTGGTCTCCGACTCGCCCGAGGGCTTCCGCACCGCCCTCGAGGCCGGCGCCGACGCCTTCGTGTGCTGGGAGCGCCTGGAGCTCGAGGCGCCGTTCCGCCTGCAGCTTCTGTTGCGCCGGCACAGCGAGCGCGAGGCCGCCATCCGCCACGAGCGCGACCTGGCCGCGCTCATCGACCTCACCAGCGACTACGCGCGCACGCGGGATGTAACGGAACTGTTACACAAGGTGACGCGCCGCCTGGCCGACGAGCTGGGCATCCTGCGCGCGGCCCTGGTGCTCTTCGACGAGGAGCGCGTGAAGGGCCGCATCCTCGCTGCCAGCGACGAGGCCCGGAGCGACCGCGAGGTGGAGCTCTCGCAGTACCCGGAGCTCCGCGAGGTGGCCAAGACCGGCCAGCCCCTGCTCCTGCCCGATGCGCCCACCCACCCGCTGCTCGACCCGGTGAAGGAGCGGCTCAAGGCCATTGGCGCCATTGCCGCATTGCCGTTGGCGTCGCAGGGGAGGGTGATGGGCGCGCTGCTCCTGCGCACGGGCGAGGCCCGGCGCACGTTCTCGCCGCGGGAGATGGCCTTCGCGACCACCGTTGCGCACGCGACCGCGGTGGCCCTGCGCAACGCGCGCGTGCTCGAGCGCGCCGAGGCCAAGCTCGCGTCGCTCACCCAGTACCAGGGCTTCTTCAAAGCCTTCTTCCACGGCATCGCCGTGCTCGGCGACCACGGCGAGGTGGTGAGCCTCAACCCTGCGGGCGCGCGGCTGCTGGGCGTGGAGGGCGAGGAGGGCGCGGCGGCGATCATCAAGAACCTCTCGCCCGCGGCGAACGAGGCGGTGCAGGAGCTCTTGCACCGCACCCGCGCCGGCGAGGCCCGCCAGGAGATCGACATCCCCGTGGATTTGCCGGGCGACCGCAAGGTCACCCTGGCCATCTCCGCGGCCATGCTCGGCACCGACTCCGGACAGGGGTTGGAGCACGCGGTGATCGTCTGCTTCCGCGACGTCACCCAGGCCCGCGCCATCCAGGCCGAGCTGCGCAAGACCAACGAGTTCATGGAGCGCCTCATCGACCAGGCCTCCGATGCCATCATCGCCGCCGACATGAGGGGCACGGTGATCGTCTTCAACCGCGGCGCCGAGCGCATCTGCGGCTACACCGCCGAGCAGGCCATCGGGACGTTGAACGTCCGCGACCTGTATCCCGCCGGCGTGGCCAAGGAGCTCATGGCCAAGATCCGCTCGAAGGATCACGGCGGCAAGAACAAGCTCGATCCCACGCGCGCGGAGATCGTCTCGCGCGCGGGTGAGCGCGTGCCCGTGAGCATGACCGCCGCGCTCATCACGGAGGAGTTGGGCGGCGTCAGCCGCGACGTGGCCACGGTGGGCATCTTCAGCGACCTCCGCGACCGCATGCGGCTGGAGGCCACGCTCACCCAGACGCAGGAGAAGCTGCAGCAGACCGAGCGCGCCGCCCTCATCGCCGAGCTGGCGGGCACCGCGGCGCACGAGCTGAACCAGCCGCTCACCAGCATCATGGGCTACTCGGAGCTCTTGCGGCGCCGGCTGCCTGCGGGCGATCCCGCGGCGCGGAGCATCGACATCATCTATCGCGAGGCCGAGCGCATGGCGGAGATCGTGCGCAAGATCGGCAAGATCACCCGCTACGAGACGAAGGCGTACGTGGGCGAGTCGCGCATCGTGGATCTGGACCGGGCGGCGGGAGAGGACGACGCATGA
- a CDS encoding PAS domain-containing protein encodes MTDSASRLKAAPAFAGHAQLFDALPHPVAALDPDLRVVYANPAFERLVGRSAGEKLERLFRLEDSILPVREQKLRARTSGHLPVELALARADGGWALSVQPAARDEHDEAVQRVLLQLSREVVAARSEDEIVGALARAIRALFPGASYCVRVVDPRTYALTSLYAEGKLRDGARQAIALKRSAVEKLNLELAELPADRVAVLDEVPLIFSGAARGFSTPLVASGQLFGVFNVEFPPGDGRDGKAEERTMLRAANHAAAALRNSKLFEEVSYVRRYLESLIENANALILVINPEGRVIVANAAMHRLLGRDRGTLLGAELTTLVSPDDEQRVRHHLVDAIRGGTPAPLEAAMLTDARPVHAAFSTAAVRSPGGDVEGVIAVGQDLTQLRQLEQQVIQAEKLASLGQLAAGVAHEINNPLTTIAIYADALLQKHQAVLDPSRGGDQDLDKIRRILDASDRILKLARDLTSYARPSGDRADPVELGPLLEQAIGFCDHVLKESEVELVRHYAPELPRIPAVKSNLIQVFVNLLTNACHATASGGRVEVVTERTAEGRVAVRIRDTGSGIAAENLAHIFEPFFTTKPAGQGTGLGLSIVQGIVAKHGGQIRVQSELGVGTEFVVDLPAVESIPE; translated from the coding sequence ATGACGGACTCCGCTTCGCGGTTGAAGGCCGCACCTGCCTTCGCTGGGCACGCCCAGCTCTTCGACGCGCTGCCGCACCCCGTGGCCGCGCTCGACCCCGATCTGCGCGTGGTCTACGCCAACCCCGCCTTCGAGCGGCTCGTCGGTCGGAGCGCGGGCGAGAAGCTGGAGCGGCTCTTCCGGCTCGAGGACTCGATCCTGCCCGTGCGCGAGCAGAAGCTGCGCGCGCGCACCTCGGGGCATCTGCCGGTGGAGCTGGCGCTCGCCCGCGCCGATGGCGGCTGGGCGCTCTCGGTGCAGCCCGCCGCGCGCGACGAGCATGACGAGGCCGTGCAGCGCGTGCTCCTGCAGCTCTCGCGCGAGGTGGTGGCCGCGCGCAGCGAGGACGAGATCGTGGGCGCGCTGGCCCGGGCCATCCGCGCGCTCTTCCCCGGCGCCAGCTACTGCGTGCGCGTGGTGGATCCGCGGACGTACGCGCTCACCTCGCTCTACGCCGAGGGCAAGCTCCGCGACGGCGCCCGGCAGGCGATCGCGCTCAAGCGCTCGGCGGTGGAGAAGCTGAACCTGGAACTGGCGGAGCTGCCTGCGGATCGGGTGGCCGTGCTCGACGAGGTGCCGCTCATCTTCTCGGGGGCCGCGCGCGGGTTCTCGACGCCGCTCGTCGCTTCCGGACAACTCTTCGGTGTGTTCAACGTGGAGTTCCCGCCCGGCGACGGCCGCGACGGCAAGGCCGAAGAGCGCACCATGCTCCGCGCCGCCAACCACGCGGCCGCGGCGCTGCGGAACAGCAAGCTGTTCGAAGAGGTGAGCTACGTCCGGCGCTACCTCGAGTCGCTCATCGAGAACGCCAACGCGCTCATCCTGGTCATCAATCCCGAGGGGCGCGTCATCGTGGCCAACGCCGCCATGCACCGACTGCTCGGGCGCGACCGCGGCACGCTGCTGGGCGCCGAGCTCACCACGCTCGTCTCGCCGGATGATGAGCAGCGCGTGCGCCACCACCTCGTCGACGCCATCCGCGGCGGCACGCCCGCGCCGCTCGAGGCCGCCATGCTCACCGACGCTCGCCCGGTGCATGCGGCGTTCTCCACGGCCGCGGTGCGCTCCCCCGGCGGCGACGTGGAGGGCGTCATCGCCGTCGGTCAGGACCTCACCCAGCTGCGACAGCTCGAGCAGCAGGTGATCCAGGCGGAGAAGCTGGCCTCGCTGGGCCAGCTCGCGGCGGGCGTGGCCCACGAGATCAACAACCCGCTCACCACCATCGCCATCTACGCCGATGCGCTGTTGCAGAAGCACCAGGCGGTGCTCGACCCGTCGCGCGGCGGCGACCAGGACCTCGACAAGATCCGCCGCATCCTCGATGCCAGTGACCGCATCCTGAAGCTCGCGCGCGACCTGACCTCGTACGCGCGGCCCTCGGGCGATCGCGCGGATCCGGTGGAGCTCGGGCCGCTGCTGGAGCAGGCCATCGGCTTCTGCGACCACGTGCTCAAGGAGAGCGAGGTGGAGCTGGTGCGCCACTACGCGCCCGAACTGCCGCGCATCCCCGCGGTGAAGAGCAACCTCATCCAGGTCTTCGTGAACCTGCTCACCAACGCGTGCCACGCCACGGCGTCGGGCGGCCGGGTGGAGGTCGTCACCGAGCGCACCGCCGAAGGGCGGGTGGCCGTGCGCATTCGCGACACCGGCTCGGGCATCGCCGCGGAGAACCTGGCGCACATCTTCGAGCCCTTCTTCACCACCAAGCCCGCGGGGCAGGGCACCGGGCTGGGGCTCTCCATCGTGCAGGGCATCGTGGCCAAGCACGGCGGACAGATTCGCGTCCAGAGTGAGCTGGGCGTGGGCACGGAGTTCGTGGTGGACTTGCCCGCAGTGGAGTCGATCCCGGAGTAG